The window GGTCTTCTTAGGATCAAGTGGTTGGATTGGCGACTTAAACAGGTGCTCAAGAGGTCGAGAGAAAAGGAAAAAATGTTAGTAACAGGTCTCGAAGAACTTGAAGAGCTAACAGAAAGAGCTGAAAAGATTGCCGAGAAAGTTAAGAATGAGAAAAATACCGACTCTTAGCCCAACTTAATTTGGGCAATGGCATTCGAGAACCAGTCCGTTCGGTGAAATTGTTTTGGCAGTACAATTCACCGGACATTCTGGTTCATCGTATACGTCACAACTGGTAAGAACTATTGTCAAGAAAACAATACAAAGCAAACGAAAGTAAATCATGGCAAATCCCTGCAAGCATCTCGCCGCTTCCTCGGCGGTATTCCTTTCTTTCCACCCTCTTCCCACAGTTTTCTTGCCTGCCTGTGGGTATCTCGATAACATTCAATCCAGAAATGTTTTTTAAACAATGGCTTATGATAGTTAATGTTGTAGTAGTATCCACCATGTCTACAGCGAGGGTTGAGTTTCACCAACACTACTTGTGGCGAAATTTGGTTGTCCAAGTCAGAAAGGCAAAACAATGCTTCTACACTTCCTTTCTGGTGACCTCCTTTCCATGCAATCATTTCTACCAATTCCGCCCCCTTGGTAGTTCTGTAAACAACATCGTTAATCAGATAACTGATATGTTGGTTACAGTATTTCCCTTTTGGTTTTCGGAATTCTTCAAAACAAGTCTCTCCCAAGGCCGAGAGAGTTCCTATAGGCAGGAATATAAAAACAAGACAAAACACAAGACAAAATCTTCTCACCATGCCACACCCCGCTTTGTGTTTGGCAGTAGAAGTGACACCATGGGTGCCGGGCGCATAGGCGCCGGGTCTTGTTGGCTTCAGTACGATTTTGAAGTTGCGTCTGTTTCCCAGATGGGTCTTATATTCCACGCAAACCCGGCAGAGCGGGTTCGTACTGAAGCCAACAGTTTCAATAGTAACAAATTACAATTAAAATTACTAGTAAGGAGAAGATTTAACGCCTTGCTTGATGCAATGGCTAAAGGTTCTCCACCAGATCAGAGAAAATCGAAGCGGGATCCTTCCGCCGGTTGTAGCGATACTCGAACTCCTTTACATACTTCCAAAGGTGTTTCGGGGAAACATGAACATGCGTCCCCTGAATCGAAAGCTTCAAACGAGACCAAAAACCTTCAAGAGAGTTAACATGAGAACCATCTTTGACATATTCGCCAGCACCGTGGTTAACCGTCCTATGCTCATATCCGGCACGGGCAAGCCCCATGTAAGAACGGAGTTCGTCGGTATGAACAGTGCTTCCCGGAAGGATGTTCTCATAGATGATAGGCTGGAGAGTGCGTTTGCGGACATTGGGAACGACCTTCGCCATAAGTTCACCGCCTCGCTCCATCATTCCGAATACAACGGCTTTTCCGTCAGCTCCCCGACCCCTCTTTCCGGGGCGCTTGCCGCCGATATAGGTTTCATCGGCCTCTACTTCTCCGTCAAGCGGGTTTTCATCATCCACCTGGGCCATGTACTTTCTTATCTCATGCGCCATTCTCCAAGCCGTCTTGTAAGTAACTCCAAGCTGTCTCTGAAGCTCCTTTGCGGAGATTCCGTGTCGGGAAGCGGAGAACAGATACATTGCGTAAAACCATTTATGAAGTGGCGTGCGGGAACGCTCAAACGGAGTTCCGGCGCACGGGTAAAGATGGTGCCCGCAGAACTGGCAAACATAGTTAGGCTGTTTCTTCATTTTGTGGAACTTGCTGTCTCGTTTACACTTCGGGCATTCAAGCCGAGTTCCGCCATAGCGGGAAACCATGATCTGGTGAAGGCAAGCGTCATCATCAGGAAACATTTCTTGAAACTGGTAAAAATTAATCATTTATGCATTGCTCCTTGGAGGTGAATTTATGGGAACTGTTCCCTACAAAGTAGTTTTTATAGACATCGAGGAACCTCTTATTGTTAACGCCTCGGAAATTGTTGAAACTGATACCGGGTTTGTCGTCTTTTATGATGATGCCAACGTGAAAATTGCAAGCATCCCGAAAGACAAGGTACGTTACGTTAAGAAAGTTAACAATGGCAAATAAATTTAATACCCATGTTTTCTTCATGGTAATAATATAACCACCAAACTAAGTATGTCAAGGGGATAATTACGTAGTTTTATGCCACTCTGCAGGGAAGACGCAGTATACGATATGCCCTCCGTCGAGTTGTCCCGCAGGCATGAGATTCAAGACGGTTACAAAAAGACCTATCCATCCTGCAAACGCGACTGGATGCAGCAAAAGCTCGTATCCCTGGGCAACTTCCCCAACGGCCACTTTAGAAAAAAGAGCGAATACGAGGGAATTACCAAGAGACATGGCCGTCTGCATCTCGGAAAACCTCTCGGAATCCAAAGCGACCACATCTGAGAAAAGCAGCCCGATAAATAAGACGGGAAGAGCTACCACCACGCCGGCTATGGGACCGGCAACCCCGATGTCAAAAAGCTCCTTCCGGCCGCGTATCTGGGATTTTATCCGTATAAACGCTCCGAACGTCCCGATCGGGGAGAGAAAAGGAGGGGCGGGGATAAACCAGGGAAGAGTTATTGAAACCCCGTATTTCCTGCCGTAAAAGTAATGCCCCATCTCATGGGCTCCAAGGATAGCCACCAGGGAAAGCGAGAAAAGAATCCCGCCGGTATAAGTTCCGCTTATCATGTAGCCGGAGAGAAAAGTGGTAGCAGCTGTAAGGACAAAAAGTACCAGCGGAATGGCGGTAGATCTCGTGATCATGGCTACTCTGCTTCGAGCAACATAGGGTTTATCGAGTTAACAACGTCCTTTAAGTACCTTTCTATATCAGACTCCTTTTTGAGAAGCAATACGTGCGACCTGATCTCCTCAAGCATCTGCTCAGAAAGTCTGTCTGAAAGAAATTTTACGTATGGAAACCGAAGCGGCGAAACGCTCAGGTGACGGTAACCAAGAGCCAGTATCAACAGGGTGCCGGAAGGAACTCCCGCTATTTCTCCACAGATGTTAAGCTCCTTTCCGCTTGAGATAACCTGCTCCCTTGTAAAATCCAGCATTCTCACCACTGAAGGATGAAAAGCCGAGTAAAGATGTCCGACCGCGTTTGAATTTCTATCAACCGCGAGCAGATACTGTATAAGGTCGTTTGTCCCGATGGAAACGAAATCTATTAAATCCGCGTAATCCCCGAACTGATACGCAAGGGCCGGAACCTCCATCATTATTCCGAGCTTCGGTATGTCATGCCGGTGAAGACTCACTTCGGCGGACAGTTTTTCAATTATCTGCGCCGCGGTCTCAACTTCCCAGACATTTGAAACCATGGGCAGAAGGATCTTGAAATTTCCCCCTTTTTTCGCCGCCAGCAAAATGGATTTCACCTGATCTCTGAAAAGATCCAGATACTCCATTGAAAAGCGGATTGACCGAAGGCCAAGAAGGGGGTTTTCTTCCTTGGGCATTTTGAGGTAGGAAAGTATCTTGTCAGAACCCACATCCAGTGTCCTGATCGTCACTTCACCCTCAAAATTCCCTGAGATTTCCTTGTATATCTTCAGTTGGGATCTCACGCTCGGCCATTTTTTAAACCGCGCGAAGGCAAACTCTGTTCTGAAAAGTCCCGCACTTCTTATTCCGTAACGCTTAGCCACCTCGACATCGGCCGGAATCCCGACATTCGCTGTTATTTTCACATCAATACCTGTAGCGGTACTTTTTATAGCTTCGGTCTCTATGAAGTGCCGGAGCTTAACCGCTCTTTCATGCATAGCCAGATACTCATCCTTTAACACCTGGTCAGGATTTGTGAAAATGAAGCCGCTTCTTCCGTCAACTATCATATCCTCACCGGGATGCACCAGGTTCACGATGTTGTCTATTCCCACAACCACCGGGATCCCAAGCGATTTCGCTATTATGATCGCATGAGAGGTCTCTCCGCCTTTTTCAAGCACTATCCCACCGACTTCTCCCTCAACGGCCGTAACGAAAGACACTCCTATCTCTCTTGCGACAAGTATTAAGGGTTCTCCATCGGCGGAAGCGGGGATATTTTCATTTTTTGAATGAGTAAGGTCCCGGAGAATTCTTTCGCCTATATCCCTGAAATCATGGGCCCGTTCCCTCATATATGAATCTGGAAGAGACTCGAAACGCGATGCCTGTAATTCAAGATACTCGACCACCGCGGCTTCGGCCGAAACTCTCTTCTCATCTATAAGCTTGCCGGTTCCTTTCTCCATGTCGCGGCTGTCAACTATCATCAGGTGTGAGCGGAAAATATCCACTTCGTTTTTCGAAAGCTTGCCCTCAGAATCCATTTTTTTAATAGTCTTTTTAAGGTCTTGTGATA is drawn from Candidatus Dadabacteria bacterium and contains these coding sequences:
- a CDS encoding IS1595 family transposase, producing the protein MINFYQFQEMFPDDDACLHQIMVSRYGGTRLECPKCKRDSKFHKMKKQPNYVCQFCGHHLYPCAGTPFERSRTPLHKWFYAMYLFSASRHGISAKELQRQLGVTYKTAWRMAHEIRKYMAQVDDENPLDGEVEADETYIGGKRPGKRGRGADGKAVVFGMMERGGELMAKVVPNVRKRTLQPIIYENILPGSTVHTDELRSYMGLARAGYEHRTVNHGAGEYVKDGSHVNSLEGFWSRLKLSIQGTHVHVSPKHLWKYVKEFEYRYNRRKDPASIFSDLVENL
- a CDS encoding site-2 protease family protein; translation: MITRSTAIPLVLFVLTAATTFLSGYMISGTYTGGILFSLSLVAILGAHEMGHYFYGRKYGVSITLPWFIPAPPFLSPIGTFGAFIRIKSQIRGRKELFDIGVAGPIAGVVVALPVLFIGLLFSDVVALDSERFSEMQTAMSLGNSLVFALFSKVAVGEVAQGYELLLHPVAFAGWIGLFVTVLNLMPAGQLDGGHIVYCVFPAEWHKTT
- the ptsP gene encoding phosphoenolpyruvate--protein phosphotransferase; amino-acid sequence: MITKDRTEPEHFHLKVVHEISDLINKSVGLNTVLGRVVRKISSSLHYDVVSIYVWDDLREVLRLVANRGLQVKSKSDILLRSDEGLTGTVHKTKVPLIAMPASEHSNYKYFPEIGEEEYESYIGVPIMLHDICVGVLVGQNKTPMQITPAEQTLFQIVALRLAGVLEVANTLDRLKPPSMVKHETTTYQGKGVSEGIAVGKAVTFRGLFRRMSTMEMTAHTPRIEKRRVRNSIKNISQDLKKTIKKMDSEGKLSKNEVDIFRSHLMIVDSRDMEKGTGKLIDEKRVSAEAAVVEYLELQASRFESLPDSYMRERAHDFRDIGERILRDLTHSKNENIPASADGEPLILVAREIGVSFVTAVEGEVGGIVLEKGGETSHAIIIAKSLGIPVVVGIDNIVNLVHPGEDMIVDGRSGFIFTNPDQVLKDEYLAMHERAVKLRHFIETEAIKSTATGIDVKITANVGIPADVEVAKRYGIRSAGLFRTEFAFARFKKWPSVRSQLKIYKEISGNFEGEVTIRTLDVGSDKILSYLKMPKEENPLLGLRSIRFSMEYLDLFRDQVKSILLAAKKGGNFKILLPMVSNVWEVETAAQIIEKLSAEVSLHRHDIPKLGIMMEVPALAYQFGDYADLIDFVSIGTNDLIQYLLAVDRNSNAVGHLYSAFHPSVVRMLDFTREQVISSGKELNICGEIAGVPSGTLLILALGYRHLSVSPLRFPYVKFLSDRLSEQMLEEIRSHVLLLKKESDIERYLKDVVNSINPMLLEAE